A window from Shimia isoporae encodes these proteins:
- a CDS encoding glycosyltransferase family 2 protein, producing MTRWGVVATIKAKPLDVLNFVAYHLDLGADHIFIYLDQRTPRALEALQPHPKVTVQHTDSEYWTRENGRKPPKHQGRQTVNATHAYGLASGLGLDWICHIDVDEFLCPDRDIRDALESISLENPGARLRPAEALSTDGITGLDPAATYCKAWMETGYDRRSVEEDLYPKYGGYLRGGFVSHHVGKLFLRTGISDVSFRIHRAFQNGEELRPTKVLPSIPLCHRHITSWDHLKSVLEFRMQKGSYRAELKPTRKAEAGGMSLHEIFSFLQSEGGEEAVKEFFEELCLARPELIDKLNKHGLLRVFHLGLDEKRQKHFPAFR from the coding sequence ATGACGCGTTGGGGTGTTGTGGCCACGATCAAGGCCAAACCTTTGGACGTGCTCAACTTCGTCGCCTATCATTTGGATCTGGGCGCGGATCACATATTTATCTATCTTGATCAACGCACGCCGCGCGCCCTCGAAGCCTTGCAACCACATCCCAAAGTGACGGTCCAGCATACCGACAGCGAGTACTGGACGCGCGAAAACGGGAGAAAACCTCCAAAACATCAAGGTAGGCAAACAGTTAATGCAACCCATGCATATGGCTTAGCAAGCGGCCTCGGTCTAGATTGGATTTGCCACATAGACGTTGACGAATTTCTTTGCCCTGACAGAGACATACGCGATGCACTTGAATCGATTTCTTTGGAAAATCCAGGCGCCCGATTGCGACCGGCGGAAGCTCTTTCAACCGACGGGATCACAGGATTGGACCCGGCCGCGACCTACTGCAAGGCATGGATGGAAACTGGGTATGACCGCCGTTCAGTAGAGGAAGATTTATACCCCAAATACGGTGGGTACTTGCGCGGCGGGTTTGTCAGTCACCATGTCGGGAAATTATTCCTGCGCACAGGTATAAGCGACGTATCGTTTCGCATCCACCGGGCTTTCCAAAACGGTGAGGAGCTTCGACCAACCAAAGTCCTGCCTTCAATTCCACTTTGTCATCGACACATAACCAGTTGGGATCACCTGAAGTCCGTCTTGGAATTTCGCATGCAAAAGGGCTCTTACCGAGCGGAACTCAAACCGACGCGTAAGGCAGAAGCTGGGGGCATGTCTCTGCACGAAATCTTCAGCTTCCTTCAATCCGAAGGGGGAGAAGAGGCTGTGAAAGAGTTCTTTGAAGAGCTTTGTCTCGCGCGACCAGAGCTAATAGATAAACTCAACAAACACGGTTTACTTCGCGTTTTTCACCTCGGATTGGATGAAAAGCGGCAAAAACACTTTCCGGCATTCCGTTGA
- a CDS encoding biotin--[acetyl-CoA-carboxylase] ligase, which translates to MTSWPEGYGRRVLAKVDSTNAEAARIAGELAGPEWILGLRQTAGRGRRGRAWNDPVGNFAGTLVMRPAEAPDQVALRSFVASLALFDAFVQATGRPDGLSLKWPNDVLLNGGKVAGILLESAGFSGGSVSHIAIGIGVNLTHAPGSESVEEGATRPVSLLSETGANVDPETFLDLLAGAYAHWELQFVTYGFEPIRTAWLARAARLGDVITARTTRDETTGTFETVDTQGNLVLNTAKGRVAIPAADIFF; encoded by the coding sequence ATGACCTCATGGCCCGAAGGATACGGTCGCCGCGTGCTGGCCAAAGTCGACAGCACCAATGCAGAAGCCGCAAGAATTGCCGGGGAATTGGCAGGTCCCGAATGGATTTTGGGTTTGCGTCAAACCGCCGGTCGCGGTCGCAGAGGACGGGCATGGAATGATCCCGTTGGTAATTTTGCCGGTACACTGGTCATGCGCCCCGCAGAAGCTCCAGATCAGGTCGCGCTTCGCTCTTTCGTGGCCTCTCTGGCGCTCTTTGACGCCTTTGTGCAAGCCACCGGGCGCCCGGATGGGTTAAGCCTGAAATGGCCTAACGACGTGTTGCTCAACGGTGGCAAAGTGGCTGGCATTCTTCTGGAAAGCGCTGGGTTTTCAGGTGGTTCCGTAAGCCATATCGCCATCGGAATTGGTGTGAACCTGACCCATGCCCCCGGCTCGGAAAGCGTAGAGGAAGGGGCAACACGACCGGTGTCTCTGTTGTCTGAAACCGGCGCGAACGTCGATCCCGAGACTTTTCTGGACCTCCTTGCCGGCGCATACGCCCACTGGGAGTTGCAATTCGTGACATACGGTTTCGAGCCGATCCGTACTGCATGGCTCGCCCGTGCTGCGCGATTGGGGGACGTGATAACTGCACGCACGACCCGTGACGAAACGACAGGAACCTTCGAGACGGTGGACACGCAAGGCAATCTGGTGTTGAACACCGCGAAAGGCCGCGTGGCAATCCCCGCTGCCGATATTTTTTTCTGA
- a CDS encoding type III pantothenate kinase has protein sequence MLLAIDCGNTNTVFSIWDGEKFLCTLRTSTHHARTADAYFTWYSTLINHYGIKADITDVIISSTVPRVVFNLRVFADRFFGCRPLVVGKPECKLPVAPRVDEGTQPGPDRLANAVAAFDRHGGNVVVVDFGTATNFDVVAEDGAYVGGVIAPGVNLSLEALHSGAAALPHVDISQPEKVIGTNTVGCIQSGVFWGYTGLIEGIIARVKAEYGSPMKVVGTGGLAPLFEQGDHLFDTIEDDLTMHGLTVIHDYNKEQGA, from the coding sequence ATGCTTCTGGCCATAGACTGCGGCAATACAAATACCGTCTTCTCAATTTGGGATGGCGAGAAATTTCTCTGCACCCTCAGGACATCGACCCACCATGCCCGCACGGCGGATGCCTATTTCACCTGGTACTCCACGCTGATCAATCACTACGGCATCAAGGCTGATATCACCGATGTGATCATCTCCTCCACAGTACCGCGAGTGGTTTTTAACCTGCGTGTTTTTGCTGATCGTTTCTTTGGTTGCCGGCCGCTCGTAGTTGGAAAACCCGAGTGCAAGTTGCCGGTTGCTCCGCGAGTTGACGAAGGAACACAACCGGGACCGGACAGGCTTGCCAATGCAGTTGCTGCGTTTGACCGTCACGGAGGTAACGTTGTTGTTGTGGATTTCGGAACCGCGACCAACTTTGACGTTGTGGCCGAAGACGGCGCCTATGTCGGAGGCGTAATCGCCCCAGGTGTGAATCTTAGCCTCGAGGCTCTTCATTCTGGCGCCGCCGCGCTTCCACATGTCGACATTTCGCAGCCGGAGAAAGTGATCGGGACCAACACCGTAGGCTGCATCCAATCGGGCGTCTTCTGGGGATATACTGGCCTGATCGAAGGCATTATCGCCCGAGTCAAAGCAGAATACGGTTCTCCGATGAAGGTTGTCGGCACCGGCGGCCTCGCGCCGCTGTTTGAACAAGGCGATCATCTGTTTGACACTATCGAAGACGATTTGACGATGCACGGTTTGACCGTCATTCACGACTACAACAAGGAGCAGGGCGCATGA
- a CDS encoding ribonuclease J, with the protein MSDRLIYLPLGGSGEIGMNAYVYGYGPQDKERLILVDIGVAFSDMDTSPGVDLIFADIRWLEENKDRLEAVFITHGHEDHIGAVGHYWAKLGVPVYARAFTANLARHKLADRGQPEEVVRTVSAWPEVTEAGPFNVGFLPVSHSIPESAALVIDSPAGRVIHSGDFKLDETPLVGEPFDPELWKDVSKDGVKALICDSTNVFSPHEGRSEASVGPEIEALVAAAPHMVVATTFASNVARVKTLAEAGQRAGRSICLMGRAMRRMIEAAITTGVLSDFPKVVSPEDAATIPRENLMLLVTGSQGEHRAASAQLARGKYNGITLKDGDLFLFSSKTIPGNEKGVIRIINQFSEMGVDVVDDSSGKYHVSGHANRPDLQRLHDIVNPQMVIPNHGEHRHLREHAKLANESGRASIVAVNGTMLDLTGNEPKVTGYVETGRVYLDGAVQIGALDGIVRDRLRMAMNGHVTVNVLLDEDDEPLGDAWVELKGLPEIGRSDAPLVDVLEEDLTQFLGRAGEKTLRDDDKIEGELRRIARNTARDEIGKKPEVTIIVSRLS; encoded by the coding sequence ATGAGCGACCGCTTGATCTATCTACCTTTGGGCGGTTCCGGTGAAATCGGCATGAACGCCTACGTTTATGGCTATGGGCCGCAAGACAAGGAGCGCTTGATCCTTGTCGACATTGGCGTCGCCTTTTCCGATATGGACACCAGCCCCGGAGTTGACCTGATCTTCGCGGACATCCGCTGGTTGGAGGAAAACAAGGACCGCCTTGAGGCGGTTTTCATAACCCACGGGCACGAAGATCACATCGGCGCGGTCGGGCATTACTGGGCAAAGCTGGGCGTGCCCGTCTATGCTCGTGCATTCACAGCAAATCTTGCGCGCCATAAGTTGGCGGACAGGGGGCAGCCTGAAGAAGTCGTGCGAACTGTATCAGCATGGCCAGAGGTCACGGAGGCCGGGCCGTTCAACGTCGGTTTTCTTCCTGTCAGCCACTCTATTCCGGAAAGCGCGGCGCTGGTCATCGACAGCCCGGCTGGGCGCGTGATCCACTCTGGTGACTTCAAGCTGGATGAAACGCCTCTCGTGGGCGAACCCTTTGATCCTGAACTTTGGAAGGATGTTTCCAAGGACGGCGTAAAGGCGTTGATCTGTGACAGCACCAACGTGTTTTCGCCGCATGAGGGTCGGTCCGAAGCCTCTGTTGGCCCCGAGATTGAAGCCCTGGTGGCCGCCGCACCTCATATGGTCGTCGCCACAACTTTCGCCTCCAATGTGGCGCGGGTAAAAACATTGGCAGAAGCCGGACAGAGGGCAGGGCGGTCGATCTGCCTCATGGGACGTGCGATGCGCCGCATGATCGAAGCGGCCATCACAACCGGAGTCCTTTCGGATTTCCCCAAGGTCGTCAGCCCGGAAGACGCTGCCACGATCCCTCGCGAAAACCTTATGCTTTTGGTGACCGGCTCGCAGGGTGAGCACCGGGCGGCGAGCGCCCAGCTTGCGCGCGGGAAATACAACGGAATCACATTGAAGGATGGCGATCTTTTTCTGTTCAGTTCCAAAACCATTCCCGGGAACGAAAAGGGCGTCATTCGCATAATCAACCAGTTTTCCGAAATGGGTGTGGATGTTGTCGACGACAGCTCCGGTAAGTACCATGTTTCTGGTCACGCTAACCGTCCGGACCTGCAACGCCTTCATGACATCGTGAACCCACAGATGGTGATTCCAAACCACGGCGAGCACCGTCATTTGCGAGAGCATGCCAAACTGGCAAACGAGAGTGGGCGCGCATCGATAGTCGCGGTGAATGGCACGATGCTCGACCTGACGGGCAATGAGCCCAAGGTGACGGGATACGTTGAAACGGGGCGTGTTTATCTGGACGGGGCGGTACAGATTGGTGCGCTTGACGGGATTGTTCGCGACCGGTTGCGCATGGCGATGAATGGCCATGTGACGGTCAACGTGCTTCTCGATGAAGATGACGAGCCTCTTGGCGACGCTTGGGTGGAACTCAAGGGCTTGCCGGAGATAGGCCGCTCTGACGCCCCGTTGGTTGACGTGCTCGAAGAGGACCTGACTCAGTTCTTAGGCCGAGCGGGCGAAAAGACGTTGCGCGACGATGATAAGATTGAAGGGGAATTGCGCCGCATCGCGCGCAACACAGCGCGTGATGAGATAGGCAAAAAGCCGGAAGTTACAATAATCGTTTCGCGTCTGAGTTGA
- a CDS encoding HalD/BesD family halogenase, producing MAGLINYDAYPIDETGSKRDSIVQSVRKSLRQDGCAVLRGFLTQEALESITQEVDLVADRGHRSFNKTNPYFTADDPSLPENHPKRRFFERSNCFIPADNFHKTGSLRQVHDSPGFDRFIQDCLEEPDHCFFRYADPLADVIVNAAQEGNGFPWHFDTNNFTVTLAIQNANAGGAFEYAPNIRSIDENFEEVGRVLDGSSDKVVSLELQPGDLQLFKGRYSLHRVAPLVGERPRYVAIFSYVEEPNMVGAPERTRQLYGRVLPIHLERAGMRSDSFID from the coding sequence ATGGCGGGACTGATCAACTACGACGCATATCCGATTGACGAAACGGGTAGTAAGAGGGACAGCATTGTTCAAAGCGTGCGGAAGTCTTTGCGACAAGATGGCTGTGCTGTCCTACGCGGTTTCCTGACGCAAGAGGCTTTGGAAAGCATCACTCAAGAGGTGGATTTGGTAGCCGATCGTGGTCACCGCAGCTTCAACAAAACCAACCCATATTTCACGGCTGACGATCCGTCCCTTCCCGAAAATCACCCAAAACGGCGGTTTTTCGAACGTTCAAACTGTTTCATACCCGCCGACAATTTTCACAAAACCGGCTCACTCCGCCAGGTTCACGACAGTCCGGGATTTGATCGCTTCATTCAGGATTGTCTGGAAGAGCCCGACCATTGCTTTTTCAGATACGCAGACCCGTTGGCGGATGTGATTGTGAATGCGGCGCAAGAAGGTAACGGCTTTCCTTGGCACTTTGATACCAACAATTTCACAGTGACACTGGCTATTCAGAACGCCAACGCGGGCGGTGCTTTCGAGTATGCACCAAATATCCGAAGCATCGACGAAAACTTTGAAGAGGTAGGCCGAGTGCTTGATGGTTCGTCCGACAAGGTCGTGTCATTGGAGTTGCAACCTGGCGACCTGCAGTTGTTCAAAGGGCGCTACAGTCTGCATCGCGTTGCTCCGCTCGTGGGCGAGCGGCCACGTTACGTTGCCATTTTCAGTTACGTGGAAGAGCCCAATATGGTTGGCGCGCCGGAACGTACCAGACAGCTTTACGGCCGCGTTCTGCCCATTCATCTGGAACGGGCAGGCATGCGATCTGACAGTTTTATCGATTAG
- a CDS encoding DEAD/DEAH box helicase, with amino-acid sequence MTKFSDLNLNTKVLKAINDAGYETPTPIQAGAIPPALEGRDVLGIAQTGTGKTASFTLPMLSLLARGRARARMPRSLVLCPTRELAAQVAENFDAYSKYLKLTKALLIGGVSFKEQEAIIDKGVDVLIATPGRLLDHFERGKLILSDVKVMVVDEADRMLDMGFIPDIERIFGLTPFTRQTLFFSATMAPEIERITNTFLSNPERIEVARQATASETIEQGVVMFKASRRDREGSEKRRVLRALIDGEGEACTNAIIFCNRKTDVDICAKSLKKYGYDAAAIHGDLDQSQRTKTLESFRNGELRILVASDVAARGLDVPSVSHVFNFDVPGHAEDYVHRIGRTGRAGREGKAFTICSPRDEKAFDAVETLIQKEITRVENPVKKEPRKTRSKAKEDAPAETVEAPEVTAEPPKEEPRAKSSRSRSRGGRGRNDRNDDGKVVGMGDHLPSFIALSFDERRAG; translated from the coding sequence ATGACAAAATTTTCTGATCTGAACCTCAATACGAAGGTGCTGAAAGCCATCAACGATGCGGGCTATGAAACGCCCACTCCGATCCAAGCTGGCGCGATTCCCCCTGCACTTGAGGGCCGGGATGTTCTTGGTATTGCACAAACAGGCACTGGCAAAACTGCGTCTTTTACACTGCCAATGCTCTCACTTCTGGCACGTGGTCGAGCACGCGCACGCATGCCGCGCAGTCTTGTACTTTGCCCAACACGAGAATTGGCAGCCCAGGTTGCCGAAAACTTCGACGCCTACTCAAAGTATCTCAAACTGACCAAGGCATTGTTGATTGGCGGTGTCAGCTTCAAGGAACAGGAAGCAATCATCGATAAGGGTGTTGATGTTCTGATTGCGACTCCGGGCCGACTTCTGGACCATTTCGAACGCGGCAAACTGATCCTGTCGGATGTAAAAGTCATGGTAGTGGACGAAGCCGATCGGATGCTGGATATGGGTTTCATTCCTGATATCGAGCGCATTTTCGGTTTGACTCCGTTCACACGCCAGACCCTTTTCTTCTCGGCTACGATGGCTCCGGAAATTGAACGGATCACGAACACATTCCTGTCCAACCCGGAGCGTATCGAAGTTGCACGACAAGCCACTGCGTCTGAGACGATCGAGCAAGGCGTAGTGATGTTCAAAGCCAGCCGCCGAGACCGGGAAGGCAGCGAGAAACGTAGAGTTTTGCGTGCGCTGATCGATGGTGAGGGCGAAGCCTGCACGAACGCGATTATTTTCTGCAATCGCAAGACGGACGTAGATATCTGCGCGAAATCGTTGAAAAAATACGGTTATGACGCGGCGGCCATTCACGGCGATCTGGATCAGTCTCAGCGCACAAAAACACTGGAAAGTTTCCGTAACGGCGAACTGCGTATTCTTGTGGCGTCTGACGTGGCAGCTCGTGGTTTGGATGTGCCAAGCGTGAGCCACGTATTCAATTTTGATGTCCCCGGCCACGCCGAGGACTACGTTCACCGCATCGGGCGCACTGGTCGTGCAGGGCGTGAGGGCAAAGCATTTACCATCTGCTCACCACGCGACGAGAAAGCCTTCGATGCCGTTGAAACGCTGATCCAGAAAGAGATCACCCGAGTCGAAAACCCGGTCAAGAAAGAGCCGCGCAAAACGCGTTCGAAAGCCAAAGAAGACGCTCCAGCGGAAACTGTAGAGGCTCCTGAGGTGACGGCGGAACCGCCCAAAGAGGAGCCTCGTGCCAAGTCGTCACGGTCTCGTTCGCGCGGTGGCCGCGGTAGAAACGACCGAAATGACGACGGCAAAGTGGTGGGAATGGGTGACCATCTACCAAGCTTCATTGCGCTAAGCTTTGACGAACGGCGTGCAGGCTGA